The following is a genomic window from Nitrososphaerota archaeon.
GACCTGCTCCGCTCGGTCTTTCGATTCTTGCATGTCTCTGGCGGGCGCTGCGTTCATTTAAAATTGACTGCGTCAGGCTGGAGGCTGGGGTCGCAGTGGGGCCAGGGGAGGGAAAACAGCCTGGCTCGGGACCTGTTTGATAGCCCAGCCAGTGGCTGCTGCTGGTTAGGGGGGTCCAGAAGGCGAGAGGATGACTCGGTTCGGCCCCCATGGAGTGGCCAATGGTTCGAGACGGAAGGGATGACTCTGCAAAGCAAATCCGTTGTCAGAACTCGTAATGTTACAATCGTTCCGACTTGGCTAGATGACTCCAGCTTGGATAACGCGAGTTCCCGTTCGACTCCCGTGTGCCTCGGCGTTTGGTATTCAGCGCCTCCGACGGCCAGCAGTCGAAACGCGGCTTGATTCGTCAGACAGGATAGCGAAGCTTGAAGTCGAGGTAGCGACAGTGAAAAGAGAGAATTAGTTGGAATTTGCCAGCACCCGAGCAGTTCGGTTAATGCCCAGTTTACCAGTGAGCCATCTTAGGGGGTGAAGAAAGTAACCCGGCTAGGCTACTGCCGTCTTAGTTCCATAGCTTTTTTGGCTAAGCGAGGAAATTGCAGGCGTCAGAAGAGGAATCGAGGATTTATTCATAGCAGTGGCAATGATTTTCAGTCGCCAAGACAGATGCATGCAATCATTTCAGGTTTCTAGGACATCCAAGTTGGAATTCGAACCTATTCATCCCAGACACTTCGGACGCGACTACACCTTCGTGGCAACCCGCTTAATAGAGTGAAACCCTATAAATTCAGCATAAACATGACAGACGGCAGGTCTCTTGCGATTTCCCGATAGAACGATTAGGTCGGTGAATGATCTGACATCTTACCTTGAAAGCGATAGCAGGACGTTCTCAGGGCCGGTCTGGTATCGAGGCCAGTCTGATCTCCAGTGGAATTTGAAACCATCAATCTATAGGCTGAAGAAGAGCATAAACGAGATGGACCTTCTGAAACGCTTCAAACTCAACGCCACTATGCTCCTTGATGGCCTCCCAGACAGACCATACGAATGGCTTTTCGTTATGAGACATTATTCCGTCCCAACACGCCTCCTGGATTGGACGGAAAGTCCTCTAGTTGCAGCCTACTTCGCGGCGAGAAGACGAAGAAAGGCAGGGGCAATATGGGTCTTGTCTCCAATAAGCCTGAATAAGCAGGAAGGTCGTTCGTTTACCAACATCGACACAAGCCTCCCTTCGTTCGGAGAAGACCCAGGAATCGTGAACCAATACGCACCTTCGAGTGAGTTTGAGACTCAACCGGGAGCACTCCCTCCCCTCGCAATTAGCGCCCCTCGAAACAATCAGCGCATGCAAGCTCAACTGGGCACCTACACTATTCACCATCTTCGGAAGACACCTATTGAAAGAGTGGGGGACGCTACGCACGTATGGCGTTTTATAATTCCAGGATCGTACAAGAAGAAAATAATGAAAGAGCTTCGGACTCTTGGGATAACGCAATTCCAGATGTTCCCCGAGTTAGAGAGTATCGGAAGGGCGATAGCAGAAGAGGTCTAGAATTGGCTCATCTGAAGATATACCCAATGGGAAACTCCGCCATCCTGACTATCAACTACCTACGTAATTCAATCGATGTCAGCCCACCATACCAACGAAATAGTGACATCTGGACCCGCGAGAAGAGACAGTTGCTGATTGACTCGATTTTGAACAATTTCGACGTCCCAAAGATATACTTCCACTTGCTCAGCAAGCCCCGCATCCTTGCCTCTGGCAAGGCGGCTTCATACGCCATAATTGATGGTAAACAGCGACTGGAGTCGATTTGGAAATTCCTTGATGGAGAATTTCCTCTAGCCAGTGACTTCAAGTTCAGGTCGAACCCCTCGCTCAAGGTCAAGGGGATGTCTTACGCCAAGATGTCCTTGAAGTACCCAGAACTGAAAGTCGCCTTTGACGGTTTCAATCTTCCTGTTTGGATAGTCGACACCGACGACGTCGAGCTCATAGAAGAGATGTTTTCAAGGCTTAACGAAGCAGTGCCTCTAAGCTCTGCTGAGAAGCGTAACGCCCTGGGGGGCGTCATGGTCAAAGCAATAAAGAAAGTCTCCACTCACAGGTTCTTTGAACGGAAAGTCAGGATTACCAACAGAAGATATCAACACTTGGAGGTTGCCATTAGGCTTCTCTTTCTCGAGTATACCATTCAGAGACGTAACAAGGTCATAGACACCAAGAAGTTATACCTCGACCAGTTTGTCAAGTCGTATAAGGGAAAAGTCAGGAGGCCGCGTTCAACTGATTTGGTGAGAGACGTGACGAAAATCTTGGATGTGATGCTTGACTACTTTACAACCAGAGATAGGCTCTT
Proteins encoded in this region:
- a CDS encoding DUF262 domain-containing protein produces the protein MAHLKIYPMGNSAILTINYLRNSIDVSPPYQRNSDIWTREKRQLLIDSILNNFDVPKIYFHLLSKPRILASGKAASYAIIDGKQRLESIWKFLDGEFPLASDFKFRSNPSLKVKGMSYAKMSLKYPELKVAFDGFNLPVWIVDTDDVELIEEMFSRLNEAVPLSSAEKRNALGGVMVKAIKKVSTHRFFERKVRITNRRYQHLEVAIRLLFLEYTIQRRNKVIDTKKLYLDQFVKSYKGKVRRPRSTDLVRDVTKILDVMLDYFTTRDRLLRSQADVPIYYLLFRYALKQKRLGKLSRKGLLRFETLVAENRELAESDITKADFDLLEFDRMSIQGTNDASSIKERLRIMAEYFRLKRIYIK
- a CDS encoding FRG domain-containing protein, giving the protein MNDLTSYLESDSRTFSGPVWYRGQSDLQWNLKPSIYRLKKSINEMDLLKRFKLNATMLLDGLPDRPYEWLFVMRHYSVPTRLLDWTESPLVAAYFAARRRRKAGAIWVLSPISLNKQEGRSFTNIDTSLPSFGEDPGIVNQYAPSSEFETQPGALPPLAISAPRNNQRMQAQLGTYTIHHLRKTPIERVGDATHVWRFIIPGSYKKKIMKELRTLGITQFQMFPELESIGRAIAEEV